In a genomic window of Saccharothrix sp. HUAS TT1:
- a CDS encoding glycosyltransferase → MTRPAIDPALGLELARERTLSPRSATVTVLVPAHDEAATVAEVVAAARCGLDHLEVRGEVLVSASGCTDDTAAVSRRAGAAVVESPAGKGNAIVHGLRAATGDVVCLVDGDLSYFGEQTLVELLVRPILAGLADVTVSDLHWRPVYPQLWLNGFFAPLAGRLFPEILPKVGATPWSGQRAALRELWPAELPGGFTADLALLLHWNRHATRMRPVLADDWTNPQRPKPELLREEFELLLAHAVAEGRPADVPRLRAWFDRAHDLMAEYRPGVDDPRRFELDLLDRSLAALDQATPDQGQGGS, encoded by the coding sequence ATGACCAGGCCCGCCATCGACCCCGCGCTCGGCCTGGAACTGGCCCGCGAGCGCACCCTGAGCCCCAGGTCAGCGACCGTGACGGTGCTCGTGCCCGCGCACGACGAGGCCGCGACCGTCGCCGAGGTCGTCGCCGCCGCCCGATGCGGTCTGGACCACCTGGAGGTTCGGGGTGAGGTGCTGGTGAGCGCCAGCGGCTGCACCGACGACACCGCGGCCGTGTCCCGCCGGGCGGGCGCCGCGGTGGTCGAGTCGCCCGCCGGCAAGGGCAACGCGATCGTCCACGGCCTGCGCGCCGCGACCGGCGACGTGGTCTGCCTGGTCGACGGCGACCTGAGCTACTTCGGCGAGCAGACCCTGGTCGAACTGCTGGTGCGGCCGATCCTGGCCGGGCTGGCCGACGTGACCGTGTCCGACCTGCACTGGCGGCCCGTCTACCCGCAGCTGTGGCTCAACGGGTTCTTCGCGCCGCTCGCGGGCAGGCTGTTCCCGGAGATCCTGCCGAAGGTCGGCGCCACCCCGTGGTCCGGCCAGCGGGCGGCGCTGCGCGAGCTGTGGCCGGCCGAGCTGCCCGGCGGCTTCACCGCGGACCTGGCCCTGCTGCTGCACTGGAACCGGCACGCGACCCGGATGCGGCCGGTGCTGGCCGACGACTGGACGAACCCGCAGCGGCCGAAGCCGGAGCTGCTGCGGGAGGAGTTCGAGCTGCTGCTCGCGCACGCCGTCGCGGAGGGGCGGCCGGCGGACGTGCCGCGGCTGCGGGCGTGGTTCGACCGCGCCCACGACCTGATGGCCGAGTACCGGCCGGGCGTCGACGACCCGCGGCGGTTCGAGCTGGACCTGCTGGACCGCTCGCTGGCCGCCCTCGATCAGGCCACCCCCGATCAGGGGCAGGGCGGTTCGTAG